A stretch of the Petrotoga sibirica DSM 13575 genome encodes the following:
- a CDS encoding phosphoglucosamine mutase produces MKILFGTDGIREVVNEKLTVDLAMKLGNALANFFGLEYKKLYIARDTRNSGKVLEMALASGALAGGMDVELCGILTTPGLAYITKQEKSIGVVISASHNPPMYNGLKVFCEGFKISDETEEKLEEIILKGSLKYSDYKDIGRYIEDSSKKEYVDYVVSLYREKIQCNDLKIAVDVGNGAAGAIIDDIFGQLSLSYTVYQNAPDGFNINENCGSTSPQTLSKIVKEEKYDLGILFDGDADRCLFIDRYGNLVDGDVLMAINALKLKAQERLKNKIVVATIMSNLGLEEYLKKNEINLLRTDVGDKYVLEKMLQEYATIGGEQSGHIIFLDRSTTGDGIITALETLETLKYFSKSLDDFLREIPKHPQHLENITVKDNSKIMKDIRIENLTKKYQSIEGFRVIVRPSGTEPKIRIMTEGSNEETIKTCIKEFRHLIQSIDNE; encoded by the coding sequence ATGAAAATTTTGTTCGGTACAGATGGCATAAGAGAGGTTGTTAATGAAAAGTTGACCGTTGACTTAGCGATGAAACTTGGAAATGCACTTGCTAATTTTTTCGGTTTGGAGTATAAAAAATTGTACATTGCAAGAGATACACGAAATTCGGGAAAGGTATTGGAAATGGCTTTAGCTTCTGGGGCACTTGCAGGTGGAATGGATGTAGAATTATGTGGAATCCTAACCACACCAGGATTAGCGTATATAACTAAGCAAGAAAAGTCTATTGGCGTTGTCATCTCTGCTTCTCACAACCCTCCAATGTACAACGGGTTAAAAGTTTTTTGTGAAGGATTTAAAATTTCAGATGAAACAGAAGAAAAGTTAGAAGAAATAATTTTGAAAGGTTCACTTAAATACAGTGATTATAAAGATATTGGAAGATACATAGAAGATTCCTCAAAAAAAGAATATGTTGATTACGTAGTTTCTTTGTACAGAGAAAAAATACAATGTAATGATTTAAAAATTGCTGTTGATGTAGGTAACGGTGCCGCTGGAGCTATAATAGACGACATTTTTGGTCAACTAAGTTTGAGCTATACTGTATACCAAAATGCTCCAGATGGTTTCAATATCAATGAAAACTGTGGTTCTACCTCACCTCAAACTCTTTCTAAAATCGTCAAGGAAGAAAAGTATGATCTTGGAATCTTGTTCGATGGGGATGCTGATAGATGCCTTTTTATCGACCGCTACGGTAATCTCGTAGATGGTGATGTATTAATGGCTATCAACGCTTTAAAATTGAAGGCTCAAGAAAGGCTAAAAAACAAGATCGTCGTTGCGACCATTATGAGTAATTTAGGTTTGGAAGAGTATTTAAAGAAAAATGAAATAAATCTTCTACGTACAGACGTAGGAGACAAATACGTTTTGGAAAAAATGCTACAAGAATATGCTACAATCGGGGGCGAACAATCAGGACATATTATATTCCTTGATAGATCTACAACAGGAGACGGGATAATTACCGCTTTAGAGACTTTGGAAACGCTCAAATATTTCTCTAAATCGCTTGATGATTTTCTCCGAGAAATACCTAAACATCCTCAGCACCTGGAAAACATTACAGTGAAAGATAATTCAAAAATCATGAAAGACATTAGAATTGAAAATTTAACAAAAAAATATCAAAGTATCGAAGGATTCAGAGTTATAGTTAGACCTTCTGGAACTGAACCTAAAATAAGAATAATGACCGAAGGGTCCAATGAAGAAACAATTAAAACATGCATCAAAGAATTTAGGCATCTTATACAAAGCATTGATAACGAGTGA
- a CDS encoding Do family serine endopeptidase translates to MKKSILFILAVFMLSISSFAIVNEGYVSPVVKVVEEAAPAVVNIESIRSAAVPIDPYFREFFKRFFGQEMPEYQTKGVGSGFIFDKRGYILTNYHVIESAKEISVSLPNGKNYDAELVGGDKDLDLAIIKINADEDLPTLPLGDSDKIKIGEDAIAIGNPLGLQNTVTVGVISATNRSIPKPRGNSNYVGLIQTDATINPGNSGGPLLNIHGEVIGINTAIAVDPQLGSVNIGFAIPVNIAKRFADSVMETGSFQRAYLGVYISNITEELKKSLGLKVDKGAYIQDLVPGGAAEKAGIKVNDVIVEVNGKKIENVNDLTSLISTYPAGTTVEVVVDRFGEKITFNVTLGSQMPEAVEAYFGIVVRNITSEDRQKYNIRNSILGVIVEEIQDDSYAIGLRTGDVITEIAVNGVYNDIQNIDDWKKIASSVEKNSYVALIVYRNNVRYVVQFFYR, encoded by the coding sequence ATGAAAAAATCTATCTTGTTCATTTTAGCGGTATTTATGCTTTCTATATCTTCATTTGCAATTGTGAATGAAGGTTACGTAAGTCCAGTAGTTAAAGTGGTTGAAGAGGCTGCCCCAGCTGTTGTAAATATTGAATCTATTCGTTCAGCTGCGGTTCCAATAGATCCCTACTTTAGAGAATTTTTTAAAAGATTTTTTGGTCAAGAAATGCCTGAGTATCAAACTAAAGGCGTGGGTTCTGGCTTTATTTTCGATAAAAGAGGTTATATATTGACAAACTACCATGTGATAGAAAGTGCAAAGGAGATATCTGTATCCTTGCCGAATGGAAAGAACTATGATGCTGAGTTGGTAGGCGGAGATAAAGATCTGGATTTAGCAATAATTAAGATAAACGCTGACGAAGATTTACCAACACTACCATTAGGTGACTCTGATAAAATTAAGATTGGAGAAGATGCAATAGCTATAGGTAATCCATTGGGTTTACAAAATACCGTTACAGTGGGGGTTATAAGTGCAACCAATAGAAGTATTCCAAAACCACGTGGAAATAGTAACTATGTGGGTTTAATACAGACTGATGCAACAATTAATCCTGGTAACAGTGGAGGTCCTTTGCTGAACATACATGGAGAAGTCATAGGAATTAACACCGCAATCGCAGTAGATCCTCAACTGGGAAGTGTGAACATAGGATTTGCCATTCCTGTTAACATAGCAAAAAGATTCGCTGATTCTGTTATGGAAACCGGTTCCTTCCAAAGAGCTTATTTAGGTGTATATATTAGTAATATAACAGAAGAATTGAAGAAATCTTTGGGATTAAAGGTAGATAAAGGAGCCTATATACAGGATTTGGTACCTGGTGGAGCTGCAGAAAAAGCCGGTATAAAGGTGAATGACGTAATAGTAGAAGTGAATGGCAAAAAAATTGAAAATGTAAACGATTTAACTTCTTTAATATCCACTTATCCAGCGGGGACTACCGTAGAAGTTGTTGTGGATAGATTTGGAGAAAAGATTACTTTTAATGTAACTTTGGGAAGCCAAATGCCTGAAGCTGTGGAAGCTTATTTTGGAATCGTTGTTAGAAATATAACTTCTGAAGATAGGCAAAAATACAATATAAGAAATAGTATTCTAGGAGTTATTGTTGAAGAAATACAAGACGATTCATATGCTATCGGTCTAAGAACGGGTGATGTTATTACAGAGATAGCGGTTAATGGAGTGTACAATGATATACAAAACATAGATGACTGGAAGAAAATAGCTTCATCAGTAGAAAAGAACAGCTACGTAGCCTTGATAGTTTATAGAAATAATGTGAGGTATGTAGTTCAATTCTTCTATAGATAA
- the pyrE gene encoding orotate phosphoribosyltransferase: MIDNTTYDETKVLEILKDTGAFLTGHFLLSSGLHSDTYIQCAKGLKYPEYAEFFGKLIAKKIKVKVDYVVSPALGGIIIGYEVARALKVPFLFTERDEKGNMSLRRDQVIINNSKILIVEDVITTGKSTLEVTKLVESSGGVVTSIACIVNRSSKKVLESREIISLVNIKAATYSLEKCPLCFQGLELVKPGSRKQ, translated from the coding sequence ATGATCGATAATACAACATACGATGAAACTAAAGTATTAGAAATACTAAAAGACACTGGGGCCTTTTTAACGGGGCACTTTTTATTATCATCTGGATTACATTCAGACACATATATACAATGCGCAAAAGGTCTTAAATATCCGGAGTATGCAGAATTTTTTGGCAAATTAATTGCCAAAAAAATAAAAGTAAAAGTAGACTACGTTGTTTCTCCTGCGTTAGGTGGAATTATCATAGGATACGAAGTCGCAAGAGCTTTAAAAGTTCCGTTTTTATTCACTGAGAGAGATGAAAAAGGGAACATGAGTTTACGTAGAGACCAGGTTATCATTAACAATAGCAAAATACTAATAGTAGAAGATGTAATAACAACTGGGAAATCCACTTTGGAAGTTACAAAATTGGTTGAAAGTAGTGGAGGGGTTGTAACTTCAATTGCTTGCATCGTTAACAGGTCTTCCAAAAAAGTATTAGAAAGCAGAGAAATCATATCTCTGGTTAATATAAAAGCTGCTACCTACTCACTAGAAAAATGTCCATTATGTTTCCAAGGTTTAGAATTAGTAAAACCAGGTAGTAGAAAGCAATAA